The Malus sylvestris chromosome 12, drMalSylv7.2, whole genome shotgun sequence genome contains a region encoding:
- the LOC126593318 gene encoding uncharacterized protein LOC126593318 has protein sequence MSGSGSSEVRTPIFSGENYEFWRIKMTTIFKSLGLWNLVEKGITTPDSKKKKEAEGSSDDAVDEEMTAMSMKDAKALGIIQNAVSNQIFPRIANTDSAKMAWDLLYGEYHGGDQVRSVKLQNLRREFEYARMRDDESLTGYLTRLNDLINQMKTFGEALSNERLVQKVLISLTKMYDPICLVIENTKCLETVELQEVLAILKSQEQRFDLHSSDATERAFSSLTVNSKGQN, from the coding sequence ATGTCTGGATCTGGAAGCTCGGAGGTGAGAACTCCAATtttctccggtgagaactacgagttctgGAGGATTAAGATGACAACAATCTTCAAATCGCTTGGGTTATGGAACCTGGTGGAGAAAGGGATTACAACCCCTgactcgaagaagaagaaggaagccgAAGGGTCATCGGACGATGCAGTCGATGAAGAAATGACTGCTATGTCTATGAAGGATGCAAAGGCCCTAGGAATCATTCAAAATGCAGTATCTAATCAGATCTTCCCTCGGATTGCTAACACTGATTCAGCTAAGATGGCATGGGATCTCTTGTATGGAGAATACCATGGTGGTGATCAGGTTAGATCTGTAAAACTTCAGAATCTTAGACGTGAATTTGAATATGCTAGAATGCGTGATGATGAATCTTTGACTGGGTATCTTACTCGTTTAAATGATCTGATTAATCAAATGAAGACGTTTGGTGAAGCTCTATCAAATGAGAGATTAGTTCAGAAGGTGTTAATTAGTCTCACTAAGATGTATGATCCTATATGTTTAGTGATAGAAAATACCAAATGTTTAGAGACTGTTGAACTGCAAGAAGTACTAGCTATATTGAAGAGTCAAGAGCAGAGGTTTGATTTGCATTCCTCTGATGCAACTGAGAGAGCATTTTCTTCTCTTACTGTTAATTCAAAAGGGCAGAATTGA
- the LOC126593305 gene encoding L-type lectin-domain containing receptor kinase IV.1-like — protein MFFKLVILIQATLAAAQNVTFIYNGFRSENLSLDGVAQFTPNGLVMLTNDSQDNSHAFYPNPVTFKNSYSDTNAFSFSTTFVFAIRSVYANLSGHGMAFVISPTRGIPGASQPQYLGICNNTNNSNETNCVFAVELDTIQNNELGDINNNHVGIDINGLRSEKSAPAGYYAQNNVGFRNLILSSGQPMQVWVEYDGAKKKIDVTLAPIVVDKPQIPLLSLKRDLSMVLNKTMYVGFSASTGSFLSSHYVLGWSFATNGQAREIVLSQLPKLPRIGGLIYGIRRRKKFAEILEDWELEYGPQRFKYKELYIATKGFKEKELLGTGGFGKVYRGILPSSKTEIAVKRVSHDSRQGMKEFVAEIASIGRLRHRNLVPLLGYCRRKGELLLVYDYMPNGSLDKYLFDQPVVTLNWRQRFRVIRGIASGLFYLHEGWEQVVVHRDVKASNVLLDEELNGRLGDFGLARLYDHGKDPQTTRVVGTLGYLAPEHTRSGKATTQADVFSFGAFLLEVACGRRPIGTQGQDGEIILVDWVFSCWKRGNILEARDPNLGTEFIVEEVELVFKLGLLCSHSVPSARPSMRQVVQYLEGDIPLPELSLDGLSARDLTFAHHEGFDDFVKSYPSSTSKGTSYVPEPTLLSGGR, from the exons ATGTTTTTCAAGCTTGTAATACTCATACAAGCAACCCTAGCAGCAGCTCAAAATGTTACCTTCATCTACAATGGTTTCCGGTCAGAAAATCTTAGCTTAGACGGTGTAGCCCAGTTCACACCCAACGGTCTTGTAATGCTTACAAATGACTCTCAAGACAATAGCCATGCCTTCTACCCTAACCCAGTCACCTTCAAGAACTCATACTCTGATACTAATGCTTTCTCATTTTCTACGACATTTGTGTTCGCTATCAGATCGGTGTATGCAAATCTGAGCGGTCATGGAATGGCCTTCGTCATTTCTCCAACAAGGGGGATTCCTGGAGCTTCTCAGCCCCAGTACCTGGGCATTTGCAATAACACCAACAACAGCAATGAAACCAATTGTGTTTTTGCTGTAGAGCTTGATACCATACAGAATAACGAATTAGGTGACATCAACAACAACCATGTTGGGATTGATATTAATGGTTTGCGGTCAGAGAAATCAGCTCCGGCAGGATATTATGCTCAGAACAATGTGGGGTTCCGGAACTTGATCCTCAGTAGCGGTCAACCAATGCAAGTTTGGGTGGAATATGATGGCGCCAAGAAGAAAATCGATGTCACTTTGGCTCCAATCGTTGTTGATAAACCCCAAATTCCACTCTTGTCTTTGAAGCGCGACCTTTCCATGGTCCTTAACAAGACTATGTATGTTGGCTTCTCCGCATCCACTGGCTCGTTCCTCAGTTCTCATTATGTTCTAGGATGGAGCTTTGCAACGAATGGCCAGGCTCGTGAAATTGTTCTCTCACAACTTCCTAAGCTGCCCCGGATAGGAG GTCTAATTTATGGCATAAGACGGAGGAAGAAGTTTGCAGAGATTCTTGAAGATTGGGAGCTGGAATATGGTCCTCAAaggtttaaatacaaagagttATATATAGCCACAAAAGGGTTCAAGGAAAAAGAGCTTTTGGGAACTGGGGGATTTGGTAAGGTCTATAGAGGCATATTACCTTCCTCTAAAACTGAGATTGCGGTAAAGAGGGTCTCACATGATTCAAGACAGGGGATGAAGGAGTTTGTTGCAGAAATTGCTAGCATCGGCAGGCTTCGCCATCGGAATTTAGTACCACTCTTGGGGTATTGCAGAAGAAAAGGGGAGCTGCTTTTGGTCTATGATTACATGCCTAACGGGAGCCTGGACAAATACCTCTTTGACCAACCAGTGGTCACTCTCAATTGGAGGCAGAGGTTTAGAGTCATCAGAGGCATCGCTTCGGGGTTGTTTTATCTTCACGAAGGATGGGAACAAGTTGTGGTTCACAGAGACGTGAAGGCCAGTAATGTTTTACTTGATGAGGAATTGAATGGTAGATTAGGAGATTTTGGGCTTGCAAGATTATATGACCATGGAAAGGACCCTCAGACTACTCGTGTAGTTGGAACACTCGGGTATCTAGCTCCAGAGCATACAAGATCAGGCAAGGCTACAACACAAGCTGATGTGTTTTCTTTCGGTGCATTTTTGCTTGAAGTTGCCTGTGGAAGAAGGCCAATAGGGACACAAGGTCAAGATGGAGAGATAATTCTGGTTGATTGGGTGTTTTCTTGTTGGAAGAGAGGTAATATACTTGAGGCAAGAGATCCAAACTTGGGTACAGAATTTATAGTTGAGGAAGTGGAATTGGTATTCAAGCTCGGGCTTTTATGCTCTCATTCGGTTCCTTCAGCCAGGCCAAGCATGCGCCAAGTTGTGCAGTATTTGGAGGGTGACATTCCTTTGCCGGAGTTGTCACTTGATGGTCTTTCTGCCAGAGACTTAACATTTGCGCACCATGAAGGTTTCGATGATTTTGTAAAGTCATATCCGTCGTCAACGAGTAAGGGAACTTCATATGTTCCAGAGCCAACATTACTCTCAGGTGGACGCTGA